DNA from Streptomyces rishiriensis:
ACTGGGAGGAGGCCAAGGCCGCGGTCGAGGAACTGCGCGCGCAGACCGGGCCGGACCTGGTGCTGGCCCCGCGCACCGATGACGCGCACCAGGATCACCGCGGCCTGGCGAAGCTGATGACCACCGCGTTCCGCGACCACCTCGTGCTCGGCTACGAGATCGTCAAGTGGGACGGCGATCTCGGCCGGCCGGCGGCGTACCAGCCGCTGTCGCCGGAGATCGCCGAACGGAAGGTGCGGCTGCTGCAGGAGCACTACCCCTCGCAGCGGCACCGGCCCTGGTACGACCGGGAAGCCTTCCTCGGTCTGGCCCGGATCCGCGGGATCGAATGTCACGCGCGATACGCCGAGGCGTTCGCCGTCACCAAACTCACTCTCGACCTGGGGGAATGAACCTTGCGCGTACTGCTGACCGGACATCAGGGCTACCTGGGCACCGTGATGGCCCCCGTGCTCGCGGCCGCCGGGCACGAGGTCGTCGGTCTTGACGCCGGCCTGTTCGCCGACTGCGTGCTCGGCCCGACGCCCGCGGACCCGCGGGGGCATCGGGTCGACCTGCGCGACGTCACGGCCCAACACGTGGCCGGGGTCGACGCCGTGATCCACCTGGCCGCGCTGTCCAACGAC
Protein-coding regions in this window:
- a CDS encoding PIG-L deacetylase family protein — translated: MIRLGTGRLDRIVAVGAHCDDIAIGAGGTLLTLCLARPGVRVDALVLSGGGGEREQEELAALTAFCPGADLRLTVHKLPDGRFPAHWEEAKAAVEELRAQTGPDLVLAPRTDDAHQDHRGLAKLMTTAFRDHLVLGYEIVKWDGDLGRPAAYQPLSPEIAERKVRLLQEHYPSQRHRPWYDREAFLGLARIRGIECHARYAEAFAVTKLTLDLGE